One Syntrophorhabdaceae bacterium genomic region harbors:
- a CDS encoding IS256 family transposase: MELKVSVSEALALIKEVENVPAKIFEYIGINIQEAVGKFLTNLMDLELTHHLGRDKYVRKEGHTDYRNGSYSRKFCIKGIGDVELKIPRDRDGDFKTQVIPRSRQYEDRITEDLAAMYLTGISTRTLSLLSKRLIGRSISPTEISNATTELKQAIEKWRTRDLSGEKIKYLIIDGVNFHMRIKGSIEIIPILVVIGVREDNTRLVLLIQSGDKESASPWRESFKDLKTRGLDGLFVQLGIMDGIAGLEKVFKEEFPNAKVQRCQVHVARNVLAKVPQKLKQSVADDLRSIFYASSKKKADEFAVSFVNKWEKEIPSAVKSLSNSLDACLTFFSFPEEEWISLRTTNMIERLNKEFKRRTKPMEIVAGENSCYLLLAFISLKMEMSWRRNKIGKVRPNLPLYKKFTQLG; encoded by the coding sequence ATGGAACTAAAAGTGAGTGTATCAGAAGCATTGGCATTAATCAAGGAGGTTGAGAACGTGCCGGCAAAGATATTTGAATACATCGGTATAAACATACAGGAAGCTGTCGGCAAATTTCTCACAAACCTCATGGATTTAGAGCTTACCCATCATCTCGGCAGAGATAAGTATGTACGTAAGGAAGGTCATACAGATTACCGTAACGGCAGTTATAGCCGAAAATTCTGTATAAAAGGAATAGGCGACGTGGAATTAAAAATCCCCAGGGATCGTGACGGTGACTTCAAGACACAGGTTATACCCAGAAGCAGACAGTATGAGGACAGAATCACAGAAGACCTTGCCGCCATGTATCTTACCGGTATAAGCACACGTACTTTATCTCTTTTGAGCAAAAGGCTTATCGGAAGATCTATCTCTCCCACAGAGATAAGCAACGCCACCACTGAACTAAAACAGGCCATAGAAAAGTGGCGCACCCGTGATCTCTCCGGTGAGAAGATCAAATATCTGATAATAGACGGGGTAAACTTCCATATGCGTATAAAAGGCAGTATAGAAATAATACCCATACTTGTGGTTATAGGTGTAAGAGAAGATAATACAAGGCTTGTGCTTCTTATACAATCAGGAGATAAGGAATCGGCCTCGCCCTGGAGGGAATCTTTCAAAGACTTAAAAACAAGGGGGCTTGACGGATTATTTGTACAATTAGGAATCATGGACGGTATTGCCGGACTGGAAAAAGTCTTCAAAGAAGAATTTCCTAATGCAAAGGTTCAACGCTGTCAGGTTCATGTTGCGAGGAATGTACTGGCAAAGGTACCCCAGAAGCTGAAACAATCCGTAGCTGATGATTTACGTTCAATCTTCTATGCATCATCTAAGAAAAAGGCAGATGAGTTCGCAGTATCATTTGTAAACAAGTGGGAGAAAGAAATTCCTTCTGCTGTAAAATCATTATCCAATTCGCTTGATGCCTGTTTAACCTTTTTCTCTTTTCCCGAAGAGGAATGGATATCGTTGAGAACAACAAACATGATTGAACGGTTAAATAAAGAGTTTAAAAGAAGAACAAAACCTATGGAAATAGTTGCAGGAGAGAATTCATGCTATTTACTCCTGGCCTTTATATCGCTTAAGATGGAGATGAGCTGGAGGAGAAACAAAATAGGCAAGGTACGTCCTAATTTGCCTCTCTATAAGAAATTTACACAATTAGGTTGA
- the acsC gene encoding acetyl-CoA decarbonylase/synthase complex subunit gamma: MALTGIQIFKLLPKTNCGECKYPTCLAFAMALAAGKAELDACPHINDDAREQLSDASAPPIRQLSIGKGDYEVKMGGETVLFRHEKTFFNKPGIAILIEDTMDDQEIERRFKTLSLYQFERIGLTLRPEMVAIKNKGDIESFKRLVDRASREPYSIILMADDPHVMKMGLDILKEKRPLVYGAKKKGYEDFGRLSKEYGCPLAVCGNNLEEVSYITEKLTQMGIKDMVIDTSPKNIRQAFQDHIIIRRAALINKIKPLGFPTITFPCYMTDDIMKETLMASVLVAKYAGIIVLNDFQGENIFPLLLQRLNIYTDPQRPMTTQEGIYPINNPDDRSPVLVTCNFSLTYFIVSSEIENSRVPSWLCIMDTEGLSVMTAWAAGKFVGDLVGAFIKKCGISERISHRKVIIPGYAATILGDMEEELPGWEIMVGPREAAHIPAYLKMWKN, encoded by the coding sequence ATGGCTCTTACAGGGATACAGATCTTTAAACTACTTCCTAAGACTAACTGCGGAGAGTGCAAATATCCTACATGTCTTGCCTTCGCCATGGCTCTTGCAGCAGGCAAGGCAGAGCTCGATGCATGCCCCCACATAAACGATGATGCAAGGGAACAACTTTCCGATGCCAGTGCGCCACCTATAAGACAATTATCCATAGGTAAAGGTGATTATGAGGTAAAGATGGGAGGCGAGACAGTCCTCTTTAGACATGAAAAGACTTTTTTTAATAAACCTGGTATCGCCATATTGATAGAAGACACCATGGATGACCAAGAGATAGAACGAAGATTTAAAACGCTTTCCTTATATCAATTTGAGCGTATAGGATTGACACTAAGGCCTGAGATGGTGGCCATAAAAAACAAGGGGGACATAGAATCATTTAAAAGACTTGTTGATAGGGCAAGCAGAGAACCTTACAGCATCATCCTCATGGCAGATGACCCTCATGTTATGAAGATGGGCCTTGATATATTAAAAGAAAAAAGGCCTCTTGTATACGGAGCAAAAAAGAAAGGTTATGAAGATTTTGGAAGACTTTCAAAGGAATACGGATGCCCCCTGGCAGTATGCGGTAATAATCTGGAGGAGGTATCTTACATAACAGAAAAGCTAACACAGATGGGCATTAAGGATATGGTAATAGATACATCCCCTAAAAACATTAGGCAGGCATTTCAAGATCATATTATCATAAGAAGGGCTGCCCTTATTAATAAAATAAAGCCTCTCGGCTTTCCCACCATAACATTTCCCTGTTATATGACCGATGATATTATGAAAGAGACCCTCATGGCATCTGTATTGGTGGCAAAGTATGCAGGCATTATAGTATTAAACGATTTTCAAGGTGAGAATATATTTCCCCTCCTGTTACAAAGGCTCAATATATATACAGACCCCCAGAGACCCATGACCACCCAGGAAGGCATATACCCCATCAATAACCCTGATGATAGATCCCCTGTCCTTGTAACCTGTAATTTTTCTCTCACTTATTTTATAGTGAGCAGTGAGATAGAAAATTCAAGGGTTCCGAGCTGGCTTTGCATCATGGATACAGAAGGTTTATCTGTTATGACTGCCTGGGCTGCCGGGAAATTTGTAGGTGACCTTGTAGGTGCCTTTATAAAAAAATGCGGTATATCTGAAAGGATCTCCCACAGGAAGGTGATAATACCGGGCTATGCTGCCACGATCCTGGGAGACATGGAGGAAGAATTACCTGGATGGGAGATTATGGTAGGCCCAAGGGAGGCAGCCCATATACCTGCGTATTTAAAGATGTGGAAGAATTAA